GTCATgcgaaaataaatcaaaagggATGCAAGCATCGGAGCGAGACTTACTCTTTGCGGTGGGCAGCAGCAGCCAGCATCCGTTTGCTCGCGAGGAgtcaggaggaggagaaagcgCTAAACACTGCAGTGGAGACAAGGGAGGAGACGGCGCTTTGGACCTTCTGACTGCGCATCAGGAGTCCGCCGCGCTTTTTACTCGCATGTTTGACATCATCACTCATCGCTCACCTGTTGTCGTCGTCCAACaagcgacacacacacacactcactcactggccACTTTGCAACCTGCACAGTCGAATCGGCTTGAAGAgaggagggaagaaaaaaaaacatttcaagtcagcctttgcaaaaaaaaaaaaaatgtaagcctGTTAACAGTGTCAAACGCATGCTGTAGTAGTTTGCAGTGGTGTAAAGCTGCACTGCATCATGCTCACAAGAGTTGCTCATTATTTCCAGCTAGGATTGAAAACAGTTCTCACGATAACAAGCAAACCACAAACACCCACAAAGAAAATTGTTAACACTTAACCACAAGTGGGGTCATACTAAGTTCATGTATTTGTTCATCATTTTCTATTCAAAGgtttcagggggtgctggagcctatcccagtgccCAGCTAAATCagtgccagccaatcacaaagcacaattagataaaaaaaaaacagtcactcGTAGCTATAGACAATTTAGTGTTTAAACAACCTAATCTGCAAGTTTTTTTTGGATTATGGGAGGTAACAGGAGCaaccggggaaaacccacgcaagcccagggagaaaatacaaactacacacagtgagGTAatacctgggtttgaaccctcgacctcagaaatGTCGAGCCGACTCGCTAACCCACATTagcttcataaaaaaatgctcttttttcaaaatacaatcATTTCAGAGCAAAATTTTCCACTTTGCGGTAGTCATCACAGAAAAGCTTTGGCCGCCACCCACTCGCTCGCTCCCCCACCTGCATATAACTAAAGCATTTGGTGGTTTCTATGAGCTGCTAGCTTTAAATAAGTGTGGAAGAGGAGTCTTGTTGTTAAGTGCAATCATATCATTTAATTATGAGCAATGAATGTTAAGTAGCAAAGCCGGGCTATGAGAGCAACTATTTGGCAAGCGCTCAGTTTATTGGACGGATGCTGTACttgtttcccctttttttctgcttaaTTCGCCTACAATCTGGTGGGCTTGATGTCTAGTATCCTTGCACAGATTTCTCTTCTTTGTACAGGTCCAAATTGTTGGCGCTCAAatctgaaaattaaaaaaaaaatgaccctgTGTGGCTCCTAGTTGAAATCCTTAATAAAAGTGGTTGACTTGCCTATCTGAGGGGTCTCAAAACACAGTTTAAAAACcaagtgtgattggttgtctggtTCTTTTTGTGCCTTGTGATAGACTGAGGACCACTTTGAGGGAGTATCTCATTTTATCCAATTGAAAAAGGGCTTAACGTACAACATTTTGAGACATCAGTGAAGTCAGAACTTCACTTTCCACTTACACGgtcataagtaaaaaaaataattcatatacagacacagaagTAGAACTAGCACAGAAAAGGCCTTTCATTTGGACAAAGTTTTGTTCCTTGCTAAATCAAAGATTAAATTTGTCATTATTATGACGAACATGATAGGGCAGAGAGAGAAAGGTCATAAAATGTATCAACTCACGTCATTTAGTTCCATCAGGATGCACACATTCCTTGCTGTGATATCCTTGCGGTGCAAAAGCTGCAAAtgaagttagaaaaaaaattgattttccgTCTAGATCAGGTCAGGAGTTTCCTGTCAAAACTTGATGGAAACAATGATTGGAAATATGTTTAACGCAGCATCGGAACAGTTTAGCATAGAGAAGATATCCCTTGCAGGAATTTGTCAACTGGCACTGAGTCATTTGTTAATCAGTCCTGTTAGGCACCTAATGAGACCATCTGTTGCTATTCCGCTCACAAGTGAGTCGCCATCCTGCGGATCATTTACAATCTGTTGCTGTTCATCTGCAGCATCAAACTAGTTGTATCATTTGAACCTTGCAGGGCCTTTTAAGGGACATCTGGATTTCAGTGTTGCTTTTCAAATTTGTCATTATTACAATAATAATGCACCCTGTTGCATAGTGAGAACCCTATTTATCTTTAGTCTTGGATCCAATCATTTAATACAACTACTGTATTGCCATTGCCTTTAAATCTGTcctttatcttaaaaaaaaatgatgttagtCAGGGTCaccttttttaaacaattcttagtcaaaatagaaattatATTCTTATTCTAAATATACATAGTGCTTTTTAACATAAGGTGGAATAAATAGCCAATATTAATCAGCCAGATAGTCATTTCTCAATAACCCTTTACTACCACTAGAGGCCAGACTGCAATCattgaaaagtataaagtgcttTCGACTAGAAAGAAAATGCTgatatcatttcatttttaatttttttccctcatttatCACAATATAAAATGCCTAAAGCGTAAAAGATAAATCCATTACAACTAGAAGGGTGGCTGCACCACacgctatcatttttttttttttgcaaattgaattattataatggagcgaaaaaaaaaactatgatgccctcattaaaacaaagaaaaataaaatcatgtcACCCCAGTCATGAGTGCACTGGCTTCCAGTAAGTCAGAAAATGtatcttattttaaatgtattttactcttatttcagatttaatttgtttttgtgtatttctcaATTGATTGTCTTTGTTTTCTGATGTTTTAATGTCTGTAAAGCAAATTGAATGACCTTCAAGTGAATTCTGCTATCAATAAAAAGAGTGTCGCCTTACATAGAGATAATTAGAAAACAGTGTGATATAAAATGAGTCACTGATCCATCTAGAATTGAAGACACACACAAGTGTGTACAGCTGCTGGTGATACTATTCAGAATTGTGTCTTTTTCTGTCTTCTGGAAGAGCATGagacaaaaacatgtattgaaATCAATGCTGAATGCTTGCCATTGGGAAGCAgtcaaaaaaggggaaaaacatttgCAGTTTGCCCTGCCTCCTCCTTATTTGTCCCAGGGGATCCGAGTGATTATGAAATGTGTAAATGGGCAAGCGACAGAGTGAGagaacaagagagagagagaaagagagagaaaaagggagagaggaaaaaaagcagaCGCCAAATAACAGCGGGAGAGAAAACGGGCTGGTGCGATTGGATGATCCTTCTAATATTACGCTGGATACAAGAACATCTCTTCAAGGCAAAGAAAGCAATCGGACAGGAGAAGACGCTTTAAAGAGGACAAGTGGATTTTTCAATTCCAAATGAACACAGGTTTTCCTCtattctgtgattttttttttttgggagaatttgaCCAGACGGCTGAGCCTTTTTTTTCGCAATTTGGAGATGGATGGAGTGATGGAGGAATGAGCCAAATGGACACGCAGCAGACAGTTGTGACATGCTGTTGACCCAAATCGATCAAGACGCTGACCAGGTGGAATGTTCTCTTCACTTGCCGCAGGTATTTTCGGCTTGATTCTAACATTTATGTAGACTATACGTCTTCAAATTTGGATGATCGCTTTAGGGTAAGGGTAGCAAGGATCATatttcaggggtgtcaaactcaactTGGTTTTTGGGGAGCACGTTCATGCCAACTTGATcttatgtttattttaagatGGGAAAAGTTAACTTACAtgtgagacgtccaatccattttgactggattggacgtttagtgCTGTCAAATGCACTGAAAAATGAGCCAGTTTAAGAGAATTGGTCAATGAGTTCATTTGGAGTCACTTCTTTGTCATTTTAGGCTacttttggatcatttcctattgattggGGCACATTTCTGAAGCAAGgctaactcattgactgccattgataaCAGGAGGCCAACAAATAAACATAAGAGTGATGGAATTTGAGAAAAACACCATAGTGCACACCTtataaaattgtcttttttttctggtcaaaCAGGCACTGAAACTTGGGAATCTTGTTCCTCCTCGTAGCTGCGTGCTTGACTTACTTGGGCCCGAGGGGGTCGAGAAGATCAATCTCCCCCTGAGAGAGAAGCCAGACCGTCGTCAGGCTGGCTGGCCCCGCCATGGCGTTCACCTTTGCGGCCTTCTGCTACATGCTCACCTTGGTGCTGTGTGCCGCCCTCATCTTCTTTGTCATCTGgcaggtgaggaaaaaaaaaacacacttgaaCCTTCAACCAGCAAAACTTTGAGACAAACAAACCCATCATTATTTGTCAAATGAAATACAGCAACAAaatcaatgtctttttttaggaTACACTTTTGTATTGTAAAGCTCTACTTTTAAGTCCCACGTTTAGTGCCCGAAAGGGTGACATTTATAGGGAGCAAATCTTATTCACATCATTTCTCTAACCGCATGTTGACAATAAAGCTGCTCCtcaaacaagatggtgacattcCCACCACAGCAAACATCTCATTGCACGACACGAGATGAATTGGCCGCAAAAATTTGCACAGACGTCACCGGAGACAGCTGCGGAGACTTGACAAACAGATGATCCTCACAAGGACAAAATCATATTGAACTTGAAATTAGTTGTCACCAATACGAGGCCGACGTGTGGATTGAATGGCGCCACTTGGGATGAGTCAGTCAGaccgtctgcctgtctgtctgtctgtctgcatgTGTGTCTATTTGTGTGCGTAAAAAAAAGCAAGCGGATGTCTGACTTCCCGTTCAAACGTGATTGAAAGGCTTATCGAACTATGACCCCGCCCCCTCAGCCTCCAGCCAGGCTTGACTGACGACTAAAATATCCCAATTGAATTCAGCTCTCAGCCAATTGCATCATTTATGCAGTGCAATTGTAACCATGGAACCCATGGAAGGGGGTTGCCAAGTTGCTATGGCAACTGTATCTGTTTACAAGTGTGAAAAATGATGAGGGGAGTCATACAGACTGGAAGGGAAAACCCCCCAGAATGGGAACGCTAACAATGATTGTGTATATTATTGATCAATGTGTCGGTCAGAAATGGATGGTTTTGACCCATTTTGCTAATAGACGTGTCATTTAATTAAAGTAAAGAGAATGGGTGAGGTTGTTTATCTTTCTAtctatcttttaaaaaagaactattaataaactgaatattttatgggctaacaaaataattatttgtttctAACCAATGAGTCACTTAATTATCGCAGCTCTTTTTTTAACCTGGacgtgttttatttttcagattatcGCATTTGATGAACTGCGTACAGATTTGAAAAACCCCATCGACCAGAGCAATCCCACCAGAGCGGTAAGCAATGCAGCTACCTTTcatatgtccaaaaaaaaaaaaaaaagccattctaAACCTTTGTTAGCATAACCACATCCAAGtcaatttgtgaaaaaaaatgtcttattccTGATCGGAAATAAATGAGTGATGGCTACCATCACTGAATTCAAATTCCTAAGTTGACATCCGCCACAGGATTGGAATGTTCCAACAACAATGTGAAGCGGCAAAGTGAGAGTGATGAGGAGTGGGAGAGGAAACTGTGAAATCAAGCTGTGGGAGTGTGGAGGCGGGCcagccacaaacacacacaaaacctgCATGCTCACTTCTAAATGTActatacacagaaaaaaaccaTGGGTCTTTTCCTTGCATTCTATTAGTCTGGCCTAGTCAACATGtacggaaaaaaaatgtgtttaaaatgacTAGGGCAAGAATTACATTTGCCAAATAAGAACTTTGACTGTAAGTCAATGTTGGTGCACAAAAATGCTTACACGTTTATCTCTAACTGCTGTGtgtatcaatatatatatatatacaggacAGGACTTACGTAATTGCAGATGGTGGGCGTGTGGGTGGGTCCGGAGTGTCCACTTTTGGAATTAGGAACCAGGGCAAAAAGTCCACTTTATGATCATCTGGGGAATTGGAGTTCATCTTCCAAGATGTGCTCTGCTCTGCCTAATTTCTTTAGGACTGAAAAAGAAGTCTTGATAATGTGGGTCAGCAAAAACTAGAAGAGAACATCTCACCAATCCTACAATTAGTCTATTTTTCTTCACCTTCATCCTTCGAAACATAGTCATAACTACAGTATAACCAACAATTTGTCTCACTGTGCAAGTGTAATGGGCGTGCAAAATAAAATTCACagtattaacattaaaaaaaatgagtgtaaCACTcccatatgaaaatgtgtggcACTGCACTACATTACAAACAATGACGATTTGTGTAAGAGcgtctttttttgtgtcatcaACAGAGGGAAAGGATTCTCAATATCGAACGAATCTGCAACCTTCTCCGCAGAGTGAGTAATTTCATCTTTTCAGCTACCTGCCACACTTTGATAATGACACCAGGGGGCTTCATTTGTCTCCCCCTTTGTTGAGAGTGTCGTGACACATTCTCCATTTCACTGCTTCACTCCGAAACCCACACGCTGATTCATAATTTATACGCTGTCTGGATTTTTCTTCACGttcaccagaaaaaaaaaatgtctatcacCACTGGCACATGGAAGAATTTAAGAGAGTTTGATATTAGTGATAAACGCATTTAAATTCACAACGGAAAGATTAGTACGACCCAATAACTATGAATTAATCATTCCGATGCTGGTATCAATGCAACACTATAACAAGGCTGAAATATAGTAAACACAAAATACCTCTTTGCTGCACTTTTGAAATATCAAAAATGGGAAATTTaattttgagttacaaatatttaataatgaaaacatgtgggggaaaaaaataacataatatattaaaatagatGCCGTATTGACCTGATTAAAACCAAGTCTTTCACAATAGACACTTCAGGAATGATTCACATTtgtattaaaattattgatttccTATGCTGGAGATTTaacatcatcaatggcactaaaagagttcatgttttctatttaatgcatgtgtttgtgtttagcTGGTGGTACCAGAGTACTCCATCCACGGGCTCTTCTGCCTGATGTTCATGTGTGCCGGAGAGTGGGTAACACTCGGCCTCAATATCCCGCTTCTCTTCTACCATCTCTGGAGGTACGGTATGAACGGTCccctgacaaaaaaagggaaaaaatacaagATATAAGACGGCAGTTATGTTCTATTCAGGTTTTTCCATCGCCCAGCCGATGGGTCAGAGGTCATGTACGATCCAGTCAGTGTCATGAATGCTGACATCCTCAACTATTGTCAGAAGGAATCGTGGTGTAAACTGGGATTTTACCTTCTCTCATTCTTCTATTATCTCTACAGGTAAGTTCCAGTCTTTAAAGTATATCGATGCTAAGGCTACGGATGTCCATTATTGGCAGTGAAAAAACTTAATGTTATTATACACAGTTTATGTAGTaactttctttttgtttttcaagtaTGGTCTACGCCTTGGTGAGCTTCTAACAGATTGTcacaacatctaaaaaaaaaaaaggaaagtgcaATGACATCAACGCGTTCAATCCACCATGTAACCGTCCCATCAGTGGCTTTTTTTGGaagacaaaatgtcaaaaaaatccaatctgagCGCTATTGTGAATGTAAAGCTGTTGCCTCCAACCCATTTAAGTCGCTTTATCACAAACACTGCTGTGAGACAGATGGACAAAAGTACCGCGTGTACGGAGGAAGGAGGTGAAGCCCAtgacggcaaaaaaaaaggtgtttgtGTTGCCTTTTTCCACTTCGTTCTTATTTTTAACAAGGACTCCGAAGGGCTGGAGTATTCCAATGCTGCTCTTACCGATCCAGTCTTTTTATTCACTGTGACTTTCCAAACAATGGTCtggaacactaaaaaaaaatcacttgtctGGGATGTTTGACTTGGAACGTGTTCACGTGCCAAATTGTTTGGTATTATTCCGTATTTTGGTAGATAAATCGACAAAAATGGGGGATAAAAAATCATGTATACTGGCAATGTATACCACAATGATAAAGTATGTGACTAGGATAAAATTAGTTATTTTTACCATAGTTAATTTGGCAGTAAAGCTTTTAgggtttggttgttttttatttattaattaggcAGAGCTAAGTCAAGTCAATgtttcttaatttatttttcagtggATTTAGAGTTAAAGAACTAAAATTTACTGTAAGATGAGAGTATGGGTATTAAACAGGTTGGTAGGTGCACAGCCACTTTCAGCCATCGTAAAGTTTTTTGGCCATGAGTTTAGTATTACATTGGAagaatactatttaaaaaaaaaaataagcaaggTCGAAGTCTCCGTGTGGGCGATTCAATGTCAAATGAATTTCTAGCTGGAAGGACATTAAATGTGGGAAATGCAAGAAGCCTTCTTTTGTGCTCACATAAATAATGCTAAAAGATTGTATAGGAAAAACATTGTGCCAAAGGTCAAGGATTATAAGTACATTGAGAAATTGCTTGCCTTATGGTCTTCTACAAATGATAATGCGACAAGACacttaataaaatgttaaatcttGCTAGTTGACAATGATtttgataaaaacaaacaaaaaggaaaatattatttatcttttaGCACAAAGAAACTGCAAACTAGTAATATAATTCATGTTGCACAAATACAATGCGTGGCAATAGCCgaggcatttttatttatttatcttttaaatacaccttttttcccttttgataCTACATTACTGAATACTTGAATGTAAAGTAATTGGTTTTCTGCCTCATGCTGGCTAGTGACAATACAGGGCGACCTATCTTTTAGTTAAAAATCGATTGGCCTTCTACTAGCGAGACGCCAATTTAATCTAACAATTATTATCATAGAAAGGACAAAAATACCATGTTATTTATTCGTATGCTCCAATACTTTTAGTCGCGTATCACTACTGATACGGAAATATCAGCGAGACACAAAATATAATAGGTTTGATTACTGTGTTGTGTGAGAAGTGATAAAGACGCAATGATAACAATGTAAAGTCATTTCACCCATCTAGATAATACACTGATGACCTTTGCTCATCTGCTCTTTCTCTCGAGTGTTTGTTAGTCGGACTAAGTTGTTGATAATTGTGATTTAAACAACAGTATGAGTACACATTTAAAGGGCAG
This portion of the Stigmatopora nigra isolate UIUO_SnigA chromosome 19, RoL_Snig_1.1, whole genome shotgun sequence genome encodes:
- the cnih2 gene encoding protein cornichon homolog 2 isoform X1; translated protein: MAFTFAAFCYMLTLVLCAALIFFVIWQIIAFDELRTDLKNPIDQSNPTRARERILNIERICNLLRRLVVPEYSIHGLFCLMFMCAGEWVTLGLNIPLLFYHLWRFFHRPADGSEVMYDPVSVMNADILNYCQKESWCKLGFYLLSFFYYLYSGESTSHFSYESHYSTLLIPARILLSLHPPHGHNRLNALFLRLCSHRHVAMETGYNCRAQNGKIGIHMDALALNR
- the cnih2 gene encoding protein cornichon homolog 2 isoform X2, whose product is MAFTFAAFCYMLTLVLCAALIFFVIWQIIAFDELRTDLKNPIDQSNPTRARERILNIERICNLLRRLVVPEYSIHGLFCLMFMCAGEWVTLGLNIPLLFYHLWRFFHRPADGSEVMYDPVSVMNADILNYCQKESWCKLGFYLLSFFYYLYSMVYALVSF